In Toxoplasma gondii ME49 chromosome VIII, whole genome shotgun sequence, a single genomic region encodes these proteins:
- a CDS encoding folate/biopterin transporter, putative (encoded by transcript TGME49_231420~Predicted trans-membrane domain (TMHMM2.0):47-70:79-102:114-137:178-201:221-241:262-285:293-316:339-362:374-394:397-417), with protein sequence MRGVGVRTAFAGYEDADAVALAGAVDETPLLPWSEAEYLKKLTFTQFVIYLVGFSEGLTHLAALAIYYLLKDDLGLSPPEVSAIFIAPAIPWVFKPFFAFLSDSVAILGYRRKPYMIVFSALEAVGFLMLGLSPASVGTAVSSLFLISLSAAFCSAVAEALVVESTTGKTLDQSAENVSDFITAKAIGSLAVAYFSGYLLEKTSKGSIFVATATFPLFITIVSFFMKDVTTPPERNLKAQFRELSEFLKQSVIWGPALYIFVYMAGPDYDDALFFFFTNKLGFSPTFMGTLRFTYGVAALLGVLLYRFVFRQAGFRQTLFWTIIVAVPIYVSPVILVTGLNQKLGISNQAFVLSGGFLIEATAEIQLLPLLVLTASICPPGLEGSVYGMMMSIRNSGSMVSRGLSAFFTWAVGITATNFSHLTAYILLCGAWLLLPLFFLGFIPDNAEVEEVKQHHDKLYKEIKQQQSA encoded by the exons ATGAGGGGGGTGGGCGTTCGAACCGCATTTGCGGGATACGAAGATGCCGACGCA GTAGCACTAGCAGG GGCAGTAGACGAGACACCTCTCCTCCCGTGGTCCGAAGCTGAATATCTGAAAAAATTGACCTTCACACAATTTGTGAT CTACCTGGTTGGCTTCTCGGAGGGGCTCACACATCTCGCCGCCCTAGCTATATACTACCTGCTGAAAGATGATCTCG GCCTCAGTCCTCCCGAAGTTTCCGCCATCTTCATTGCTCCTGCTATTCCGTGGGTTTTCAA GCCATTCTTTGCGTTCTTATCGGACAGCGTCGCTATATTAGGCTACCGGAGGAAACCCTACATGATTGTCTTCAGCGCGCTGGAAGCTGTTGGTTTTCTGATGTTAGGACTTTCCCCTGCGTCG GTTGGCACCGCAGTTTCCTCACTTTTCCTGATTTCG CTGTCCGCTGCTTTCTGCTCTGCGGTTGCAGAGGCTCTCGTGGTGGAGAGTACCACAGGAAAAACACTCGATCAA AGCGCGGAGAATGTTTCGGATTTCATCACCGCGAAAGCTATTGGCAGTTTGGCCGTAGCGTACTTCTCCGGTTATCTGCTTGAAAAGACGTCAAAAGGGA GCATTTTCGTGGCTACCGCGACTTTCCCTCTGTTCATCACAattgtttctttcttcatgAAAGATGTGACGACCCCTCCTGAGCGGAACCTGAAGGCGCAGTTCCGGGAGCTCAGTGAGTTTTTGAAGCAGT CTGTCATTTGGGGCCCTGCGCTGTACATTTTCGTGTACATGGCGGGTCCCGACTACGACGACGCGctgttcttctttttcactAATAAGCTTGGATTTTCACCAACCTTCATGGGAACTCTGAG ATTCACTTACGGCGTAGCAGCGCTGCTTGGTGTGCTTCTGTACCGCTTCGTGTTTAGACAGGCCGGGTTTCGGCAGACGCTATTCTGGACTATCATAGTTGCTGTTCCCATCTATGTATCTCCGG TTATCCTGGTCACTGGCCTCAATCAGAAGCTTGGAATTAGCAATCAAGCGTTTGTCTTGAGCGGTGGATTTCTTATCGAAGCG ACCGCTGAGATCCAACTTCTTCCGCTGCTGGTTTTAACCGCTTCTATATGCCCACCTG GACTCGAGGGCAGCGTTTACGGAATGATGATGTCGATTCGCAACTCTGGCTCTATGGTCTCTCGTGGCCTCAGCGCTTTCTTCACGTGGGCCGTGGGCATAACAGCCACCAACTTCAGCCATCTGACTGCTTATATTCTACTCTGTGGCGCATGGTT GCTTCTTCCACTCTTTTTCCTTGGCTTCAT ACCGGACA ACGCGGAGGTTGAAGAAGTCAAACAGCACCACGACAAACTTTACAAAGAAATCAAGCAGCAACAGAGTGCCTGA
- a CDS encoding oligosaccharyl transferase stt3 protein, putative (encoded by transcript TGME49_231430~Predicted trans-membrane domain (TMHMM2.0):60-83:146-169:183-203:215-233:247-270:282-305:314-332:343-366:401-424:430-453:457-480:502-525), producing the protein MAGQDSSASGGGLAVAPSRRDAVSCENEEMDHFFQLDYLLGVVFHSKAARKIQTVGRRWSPVVEVAALLVIFVLCFCIRQFAVIRYESVIHEFDPYFNYRTTTYLAKEGFYEFWNWFDHETWYPLGRVVGQTLFPGLMSTSKLVYDFAHAIGFPVDIPGVCVFLAPFFSGLTAVATYYLTKQASGSAGAGLFAALFAGISPSYMSRSVAGSYDNEAVAIFAMVNAFFLWIRALDKGTMFSALLAALGTLYMVVTWGGYVFVINTVAVHMVALAVLGRVTARHVVVYNVFYVLMIIMCLNVPFVNFAAVSSSEHMACHGVFIMVNALAASWLVKDLLPAEAIKRLLKLLVLGLLAILLVVFVWLTATGRTSWSARSLTLLDPTYATKYLPIIASVSEHQPATWATYVFDLHVATLLAPLGLIVCLRKPTDGSLFAGIYGVLAAYFSGIMVRLMLVLSPAAAVLAGIGASRFVSSLMSYLRLPTAAKKFAIPVFKNMGRKVSERVAVPISFATFVLIVFAWITTMYVNHCTWTGSAIYSHPSIVLSAKLRDGGRLIQDDFREAYYWIRQNTHPRARIMSWWDYGYQATAMGNRTVLVDNNTWNNTHIATVGLALSSNEEKAYKIMQELDVDYVFVVFGGVARYHSDDLNKFLWIIRITSGVYPAIQQSDFLSRRGMYTVSKDAPKALVDSLMYKLSYHRFANVTGGFDFARNVEVGHKDITLHYFEEAYTTENWLVRIYKVKRPESRHVLVRGSR; encoded by the exons ATGGCTGGGCAGGACTCCTCTGCGTCAGGGGGCGGCCTAGCCGTCGCTCCGTCTCGGCGGGATGCCGTCTCTTGTGAAAACGAGGAAATGGACCACTTTTTTCAGTTGGATTATCTTCTTGGAGTAGTATTCCACAGTAAAGCCGCGCGAAAG ATCCAAACGGTGGGCAGACGGTGGAGCCCCGTCGTGGAGGTGGCTGCTCTTCTTGTCATTTTcgttctgtgtttctgcatTCGGCAATTTGCCGTCATTCGTTATGAGTCCGTCATCCACGAATTTGACCCCTACTTCAATTACCGAACAACGACATATCTCGCCAAGGAAGGGTTCTACGAGTTCTGGAACTGGTTTGACCACG AAACCTGGTACCCTCTTGGTCGCGTTGTCGGGCAGACCCTGTTTCCTGGACTGATGTCTACATCGAAACTTGTGTACGACTTCGCGCACGCTATTGGGTTTCCGGTGGACATTCcgggcgtctgcgtcttccttgctcctttcttttctggccTCACCGCTGTAGCCACTTACTATCTCACCAAACAGGCGAGTGGGTCTGCAGGCGCTGGTCTCTTTGCTGCCTTGTTTGCTGGAATTTCTCCGTCGTACATGTCCCGGTCTGTCGCCGGCTCCTACGACAACGAAGCGGTGGCCATCTTTGCCATGGTGaatgcgtttttcttgtggATTCGTGCCCTGGACAAAGGCACCAtgttctctgctcttctcgctgcacTCGGCACGCTGTACATGGTAGTGACCTGGGGCGGCTATGTGTTTGTTATCAACACTGTCGCAGTGCACATGGTTGCCCTTGCGGTTTTGGGGCGTGTCACAGCGCGCCACGTCGTTGTTTACAATGTCTTTTATGTGCTAATGATAATCATGTGCCTGAATGTACCCTTCGTCAACTTCGCTGCCGTCTCGAGCTCGGAGCACATGGCCTGTCACGGTGTCTTCATCATGGTTAATGCCTTGGCCGCCTCCTGGCTTGTGAAAGACCTCCTGCCTGCGGAGGCCATCAAAAGACTCCTCAAACTTCTAGTTCTCGGTCTCCTGGCTATCTtgctcgtcgtcttcgtctggcTCACAGCAACG GGTCGTACTTCCTGGTCTGCGCGTTCACTCACCCTGCTGGACCCGACGTACGCCACAAAATACTTACCTATTATAGCGTCCGTCTCCGAGCATCAACCCGCAACTTGGGCAACGTATGTCTTCGATCTTCACGTTGCCacgcttctcgctcctttGGGTCTCATCGTCTGCCTTCGGAAGCCGACGGACGGATCGCTCTTTGCAGGCATCTACGGCGTCCTTGCCGCCTACTTCTCAG GTATTATGGTTCGGCTGATGCTGGTTCTTTCTCCAGCAGCAGCTGTGTTGGCAGGCATTGGGGCGTCACGATTCGTCAGTAGTCTGATGTCGTACCTCAGGCTTCCAACGGCGGCGAAGAAATTCGCCATTCCTGTTTTC AAAAACATGGGAAGGAAAGTGTCCGAGCGCGTGGCCGTCCCCATTTCTTTCGCGACATTCGTCCTTATTGTTTTTGCTTGGATCACTACAATG TACGTCAACCATTGCACATGGACAGGATCCGCCATATATTCTCACCCCAGCATAGTTCTGA GTGCAAAACTTCGCGACGGAGGACGTCTCATCCAGGATGACTTCAGAGAAGCTTATTATTGGATTCGTCAGAACACACATCCTCGAGCAAGAATAATGTCGTG GTGGGACTACGGATATCAAGCCACAGCCATGGGGAACAGGACAGTTTTGGTGGACAATAATACCTGGAATAATACGCACATCGCAACAGTTGGACTG GCTTTATCGTCAAATGAGGAAAAGGCGTACAAAATTATGCAAGAACTCGATGTTGACTACGTTTTC GTTGTCTTTGGCGGAGTCGCCAGATACCATAGCGACGATTTGAACAAATTCCTTTGGATAATCCGGATTACGTCGGGCGTGTACCCTGCTATACAGCAGTCAGACTTTCTTAGTAGGCGCGGAATG TACACTGTCAGCAAGGACGCCCCGAAGGCATTGGTCGACAGTCTTATGTATAAGCTGTCGTACCACCGGTTTGCGAACGTAACCGGCGGATTTGATTTCGCTCGAAATGTGGAGGTCGGCCACAAGGACATCACGTTGCATTATTTCGAGGAAGCTTACACAACGGAGAATTGGCTTGTCCGCATTTACAAA GTCAAAAGGCCAGAGAGTCGTCATGTCCTTGTTCGCGGCAGCCGGTGA